In Juglans microcarpa x Juglans regia isolate MS1-56 chromosome 7D, Jm3101_v1.0, whole genome shotgun sequence, the following are encoded in one genomic region:
- the LOC121238528 gene encoding hydroquinone glucosyltransferase-like, which yields MKHKSVYTHQTLSPSNKRPPYLYLINTIYPFKSQNKELLLTSMAEKPHIAILPSPGMGHLIPLLEFAKALLALHHGFGVTCIVPTIGYPSEATKAVLEGLPTNIDHVFLPPVSPKDLEEAHPGIQISLTITLSLPSLRDVLKSLLETTRLAALVFDPFASDVLEVAKELQLSPYLFIATNAMVLSLLLHLPTLDETIPCEYRDLPEPLKLPGCIPIHGRDLITAVQDRKSEWYELFLRHAKRLSLAEGIIVNTFIDLEGQVIKALEEDEAGYPPIYPVGPIIQSGSGTNDEDDESGCLRWLDNQPGGSVLFVSFGSGGTLSSDQTNELALGLEWSGQKFLWVARSPNNEFTSAAYLKNQSHDDHLAFLPQGFLARTKGQGLVVPSWAPQAQILSHASTGGFLTHCGWNSTLESIMINGTPLIAWPLFAEQRMNAVFLAEDLKVALRPKADEKGFVGREEIAKVVQGLMAGEEGKSIRKRMKELRIAGEKAKSADGSSTRALSELASKLAFKPRSF from the coding sequence ATGAAACATAAAAGTGTATACACCCACCAAACACTCTCTCCCTCCAATAAAAGACCGCCTTATCTCTACTTGATCAACACCATATATcccttcaaatctcaaaacaaggAGCTATTATTAACGTCAATGGCAGAAAAACCCCATATAGCTATTCTACCCAGTCCAGGGATGGGTCACCTCATCCCACTACTCGAGTTTGCCAAGGCGCTACTTGCTCTTCACCATGGCTTCGGTGTCACGTGCATCGTTCCCACGATTGGGTATCCATCAGAAGCCACGAAAGCCGTTCTCGAAGGCCTCCCCACCAACATAGACCATGTCTTTCTTCCTCCAGTGAGCCCTAAGGACCTTGAGGAAGCACACCCTGGGATCCAGATTTCCCTTACCATTACTCTTTCTCTACCATCCCTTCGTGATGTGTTGAAGTCATTACTTGAGACGACTCGGCTAGCTGCTCTTGTCTTTGACCCTTTTGCAAGCGACGTCTTAGAAGTAGCCAAGGAATTACAACTGTCACCGTACCTTTTCATAGCCACAAATGCCATGGTTTTGTCGCTCCTCTTGCATCTTCCAACACTGGACGAGACAATTCCATGCGAGTACAGAGACCTACCAGAACCATTGAAACTCCCGGGGTGCATACCTATTCACGGTAGAGATCTAATAACCGCAGTTCAAGACCGAAAAAGTGAATGGTACGAACTATTTCTCCGCCATGCAAAACGTCTCTCATTAGCCGAGGGGATCATAGTTAACACGTTCATCGACTTGGAAGGACAAGTTATAAAAGCTCTAGAAGAGGATGAAGCTGGATATCCCCCAATTTATCCGGTTGGACCAATCATTCAAAGTGGCTCAGGTACTAATGATGAAGATGACGAGTCCGGGTGTTTAAGATGGTTGGACAATCAGCCAGGTGGCTCTGTCCTATTTGTCTCTTTTGGGAGTGGTGGGACCCTGTCGTCTGATCAAACAAACGAGTTAGCCTTAGGATTGGAATGGAGTGGGCAAAAATTCTTATGGGTGGCAAGAAGCCCAAACAATGAATTTACTAGCGCCGCATACCTTAAAAATCAGAGCCATGACGATCATCTTGCTTTCTTGCCACAAGGGTTTCTAGCGAGGACCAAAGGTCAAGGTCTAGTCGTGCCTTCTTGGGCGCCTCAAGCCCAGATCCTCAGCCACGCCTCCACGGGTGGGTTCCTGACCCACTGCGGCTGGAATTCAACCCTAGAAAGCATCATGATCAATGGCACACCATTGATTGCTTGGCCTCTTTTTGCAGAGCAAAGAATGAATGCAGTATTCTTAGCTGAGGATCTAAAAGTGGCATTAAGACCAAAAGCTGACGAGAAAGGCTTTGTGGGTAGAGAAGAAATTGCGAAAGTCGTGCAGGGTCTAATGGCCGGAGAAGAGGGGAAGAGTATTCGCAAGCGTATGAAAGAGCTAAGGATTGCTGGTGAGAAAGCAAAAAGTGCAGATGGTTCTTCCACAAGGGCACTCTCCGAATTAGCATCGAAACTTGCTTTTAAACCGAGATCGTTTTAG
- the LOC121238530 gene encoding hydroquinone glucosyltransferase-like → MEEESHIAILPSPGMGHLIPIVELAKRLALHHNFRVTCIIPTTGTPSNAIKGVLEAIPTSIDHVFLPPVSLEDVSGALPGIQVSLTMTRSLPSVRHVLKSLAETTRLVAVILDHSASDALNIAKELNVSPYIFFPSNALALSLLLHLPKLDKTVPCEYRDLPEPLKLSGCIPIHGRDLMDPIQDRKGEWYRLFLRLTEQLRLAEGIMVNTFMDLQETAIKALADEEAGNPPLYPIGPMIKTGQSTDQVEGWECLRWLDNQPCGSVLFVSFGSGGTLSSDQLEELASGLELSGQKFLWVARRPNNDLANAAYLSNQSHGDPLAFLPQGFVERTKVQGLVVSSWAPQVQVLSHRSTGGFLTHCGWNSTLESIVNGVPLIAWPLYSEQRMNAVLLVEDLKVALRPKTDEKGIVNREEIAKVIKGLMVGEEGKRVHNRMKELKIAAEKALSEDGSSIRALSEFTSKTGL, encoded by the coding sequence ATGGAAGAAGAATCACACATAGCTATCCTACCAAGCCCAGGAATGGGTCACCTTATCCCCATAGTTGAGCTTGCCAAGCGACTTGCTCTTCACCATAATTTTCGTGTCACGTGCATCATTCCCACAACTGGGACTCCATCCAATGCCATTAAAGGCGTCCTCGAGGCCATTCCCACCAGCATAGACCATGTCTTTCTTCCTCCAGTGAGCTTGGAAGACGTCTCAGGAGCTCTGCCTGGAATCCAAGTCTCCCTCACCATGACTCGTTCTCTGCCCTCTGTTCGCCATGTGTTGAAGTCCTTAGCTGAAACTACTCGGTTGGTTGCAGTTATCCTTGATCATTCTGCTAGCGATGCACTAAATATTGCCAAGGAACTCAACGTCTCTCCATACATTTTCTTCCCCTCAAATGCTTTGGCGTTGTCATTGCTCTTGCATTTGCCAAAGCTGGACAAGACAGTTCCATGCGAGTACAGAGACCTCCCAGAACCTTTGAAACTCTCTGGATGCATACCTATTCACGGTAGAGATCTAATGGACCCGATTCAAGACCGAAAAGGTGAGTGGTACAGATTGTTTCTTCGCCTTACAGAACAACTCCGATTAGCTGAAGGAATTATGGTTAATACGTTTATGGACTTACAGGAGACAGCTATAAAAGCTTTGGCAGATGAAGAAGCTGGAAACCCTCCTCTTTACCCTATTGGACCCATGATTAAAACAGGCCAAAGTACTGATCAGGTTGAAGGGTGGGAGTGTTTAAGGTGGTTGGACAATCAGCCATGTGGCTCAGTCCTATTCGTCTCTTTTGGGAGTGGTGGGACTCTCTCTTCCGATCAGCTAGAGGAGCTAGCCTCAGGTTTAGAATTGAGTGGGCAAAAGTTCTTGTGGGTAGCAAGAAGACCAAATAATGATTTGGCTAATGCAGCATATCTTAGTAACCAAAGCCATGGGGACCCTCTTGCTTTCTTACCACAAGGGTTCGTAGAGAGAACCAAAGTGCAAGGTCTAGTGGTGTCATCTTGGGCACCGCAGGTCCAAGTCCTTAGCCACAGGTCAACGGGTGGGTTCTTAACACACTGCGGCTGGAACTCGACTTTGGAGAGTATCGTCAATGGGGTACCACTAATTGCATGGCCGCTTTACTCAGAACAGAGGATGAATGCAGTATTACTTGTTGAGGATCTCAAAGTGGCCCTGAGACCAAAAACTGACGAGAAAGGCATAGTGAACAGAGAAGAAATTGCGAAAGTCATTAAAGGATTAATGGTCGGAGAAGAGGGGAAGAGAGTTCACAACCGTATGAAAGAACTCAAAATTGCAGCTGAGAAAGCATTGAGCGAAGATGGTTCTTCCATAAGGGCACTCTCTGAATTCACATCAAAAACTGGCCTTTAA
- the LOC121238533 gene encoding chaperone protein dnaJ A6-like — protein MFGRGPKKSDNTKYYEILGVSKSASQDELKKAYKKAAIKNHPDKGGDPEKFKEIAQAYDVLNDPEKREIYDQYGEDALKEGMGGAGPSHNPFDIYEAFFGGGAFGGGGSSRVRRQKHGEDVVHTLKVSLDDLYNGTSKKLSLSRNILCQKCKGKGSKSGVSGRCYGCQGTGMKITTRQIGLGMIQQMQHVCPECRGSGEVISDRDKCLQCKGNKVTQEKKVLEVHVEKGMQHGQKIVFEGQADQAPDTIAGDIVFVLQLKEHPKFKRKFDDLYVEHTISLTEALCGFQFALTHLDGRQLLIKSNPGEIIKPGQSKAINEEGMPHHQRPFIKGRLYIHFNVDFPESGILSPEQCRTLETVLPPRASKHLTDMELDNCEETTLHDVNMEDETRRRRQQQQQYPEAYDEDDEPSMPRVQCAQQ, from the exons ATGTTTGGGCGTGGGCCAAAGAAGAGTGACAACACCAAGTACTATGAAATTCTTGGTGTTTCAAAAAGTGCAAGTCAAGATGAATTGAAGAAGGCATATAAAAAAGCTGCAATCAAGAATCATCCGGACAAAGGTGGAGATCCTGAGAAG TTTAAGGAGATAGCTCAAGCCTATGATGTTCTCAACGATCCAGAGAAAAGAGAAATCTATGACCAATATGGTGAAGATGCTCTCAAGGAGGGAATGGGAGGAGCTGGTCCCTCACATAATCCATTTGATATATATGAGGCATTTTTTGGCGGAGGAGCCTTTGGTG GTGGCGGCAGTTCACGAGTAAGAAGGCAGAAACATGGAGAGGATGTGGTGCATACTCTGAAGGTTTCTTTGGATGACCTGTACAATGGCACATCAAAGAAACTCTCCCTTTCTAGGAATATCTTGTGCCAAAAATGTAAAGG GAAAGGCTCGAAAAGTGGAGTATCTGGGAGATGTTATGGGTGCCAAGGTACAGGAATGAAAATTACGACCCGACAGATTGGTTTGGGCATGATTCAACAGATGCAACACGTCTGTCCTGAATGCAGAGGCTCAG GTGAGGTCATCAGTGACAGAGATAAATGCCTCCAATGCAAAGGAAACAAGGTCACTCAAGAAAAGAAGGTGCTGGAGGTGCACGTTGAGAAAGGAATGCAGCATGGTCAAAAGATTGTGTTTGAGGGACAAGCTGATCAAGCG CCTGATACAATCGCTGGTGACATTGTTTTTGTATTGCAACTGAAGGAGCACCCCAAGTTCAAACGAAAGTTTGATGATCTCTATGTAGAGCACACCATCAGTTTAACAGAGGCTCTTTGTGGGTTTCAGTTTGCCCTTACCCATCTTGATGGCAGACAACTTCTGATCAAATCAAATCCTGGGGAGATCATTAAGCCTG GTCAATCAAAAGCAATCAATGAGGAAGGAATGCCGCATCACCAGAGGCCATTTATTAAGGGTCGGCTCTACATTCACTTCAATGTGGATTTCCCAGAGTCGGGAATTCTCTCTCCTGAACAATGCCGGACTCTAGAGACAGTACTGCCCCCAAGGGCTAGCAAGCACTTGACAGACATGGAGCTGGACAATTGTGAGGAGACCACTTTGCATGATGTTAACATGGAGGATGAGACGAGACGTAGgcggcagcagcagcagcaataCCCAGAGGcatatgatgaagatgatgagccATCAATGCCAAGAGTGCAGTGTGCACAGCAGTAA
- the LOC121238535 gene encoding uncharacterized protein LOC121238535, producing MELGLRKELHLQPSTNGYEMMLGSYTLDLAERRRFCEWLASVKFSDGFASNISRCVSVSDGKISGMKSHDCHVFMQRLLPVSISGFLPSDIWLALTEFSSFFKALCAQTLTLEILKRLQSDIAVILCKLEMIFPPAFFDIMVHLAIHLPREAYLAGPIQYRWMYPFERYSGKFKRYVRNKARPEGSIAQAYVHVECLTFCSLYIHDIETIYNREERNRDIDKGAESDNLPVFSQKVHPLGSPTSNRLDQTLIAKARWYVLNNCPKIGQYINEHYTKMKEISPDNVECRHEIDFPSWFRTRIQELCSANPDDVSESVYALACGPDPWVASYFACIMNGIRFHTVLRGQYRKTQNSGVVVKGEHLSMPVDFYGVLIDILQLRYMGWRHVYLVRCDWFDINDRRRGIRVGDHLISVNTSSKWYKDEPFALACQASQVFYLKDINLSGNWSVVQKVSNRNMFDVPIIPLVNDDDDEEENSNFAAFQENDPSYVEVVPENTENGMRNPLHRSDVEPSHVPNLTPLQNAIPLPDDEEFIDDEEDENDDNQTHSNEDLLSDNGSLSDDGVH from the exons ATGGAGCTTGGGTTAAGGAAGGAATTACATTTACAACCTTCAACAAATGGGTACGAAATGATGCTTGGCTCTTACACCCTAGATTTAGCAGAGAGGAGACGTTTTTGTGAATGGCTTGCATCTGTTAAATTTTCAGATGGTTTTGCCTCAAACATCTCTAGATGTGTTTCAGTTTCTGATGGAAAGATATCGGGAATGAAAAGTCACGATTGCCACGTGTTCATGCAAAGATTACTTCCAGTTTCAATTAGTGGGTTTTTACCATCCGATATATGGCTTGCATTGACTGAGTTTAGTTCATTTTTCAAGGCTTTGTGCGCACAGACGTTGACATTAGAAATATTGAAGCGACTACAATCCGACATTGCAGTTATCCTTTGCAAGCTTGAGATGATTTTCCCACCTGCTTTCTTTGATATCATGGTACACCTTGCCATTCATTTACCCCGCGAGGCATACCTTGCAGGGCCAATtcaatataggtggatgtatCCTTTTGAGAGATATTCGGGAAAATTCAAGCGTTATGTCAGAAATAAGGCTCGTCCAGAAGGTTCAATTGCTCAAGCATATGTTCATGTTGAATGCTTGACTTTTTGCTCCTTGTACATCCATGATATTGAGACCATATATAATCGGGAGGAACGAAATAGAGATATAGATAAGGGTGCAGAATCTGACAATTTGCCTGTTTTCTCACAAAAGGTACATCCTTTGGGTTCGCCTACCTCCAATCGATTGGATCAAACTCTCATTGCAAAGGCAAGGTGGTACGTGCTTAATAATTGTCCAAAGATTGGTCAGTACATAAA TGAGCACTATACGAAGATGAAAGAAATTTCCCCTGATAATGTAGAGTGTAGACATGAAATTGACTTTCCAAGTTGGTTCCGTACACGT ATTCAAGAACTATGTTCAGCTAATCCTGATGACGTCTCTGAATCCGTATATGCACTCGCTTGTGGACCAGATCCATGGGTTGCTTCATATTTTGCTTGCATAATGAATGGCATCAGATTCCATACTGTGTTGCGTGGACAATATCGCAAAACCCAGAATAGTGGAGTGGTTGTTAAAGGGGAACACCTATCAATGCCTGTTGATTTCTACGGTGTATTGATCGACATATTGCAATTACGTTACATGGGTTGGCGTCATGTATATTTGGTTAGATGTGACTGGTTTGATATCAATGATAGGAGGAGAGGAATACGTGTTGGGGACCACCTAATTAGTGTCAACACTTCTAGCAAATGGTATAAGGATGAGCCATTCGCCCTCGCCTGTCAAGCCTCTCAAGTGTTTTACCTTAAAGACATTAACTTGAGTGGTAATTGGTCTGTCGTGCAAAAGGTGAGCAACAGAAATATGTTTGATGTTCCAATTATACCATTGGTCAATGATGACGACGATGAGGAGGAAAATTCCAATTTTGCTGCTTTCCAAGAGAACGACCCCTCTTACGTAGAAGTTGTACCCGAGAATACTGAAAATGGCATGCGGAATCCCTTGCATAGATCTGACGTAGAACCAAGCCATGTTCCTAACTTGACACCATTGCAAAATGCGATACCCCTTCCCGATGATGAAGAGTTTATTGATGATGAAGAGGATGAAAATGATGATAACCAGACCCATAGCAATGAAGACCTTCTGTCGGACAATGGGAGTTTGTCTGACGATGGTGTGCATTGA